In Alteromonas macleodii, the sequence TACCAAACAGTTGTTGCCTTAGCAGCGCCCATAAATCCATCACTAGGGTAGCCCCAATACCAATTAGCATGATAAAAACAATATTCTGCATATTCACACTCAACAGCTAGTTACAATTAATTAGAGATGATAGCCTACAACTTCAAGTTAACTTTAAGTCAAGCGAACCTTTGGAAAAGTGTATGGAAATATCTCAAGTTGCAAAAAAGTCCGGAGTTTCAGCTTCCACGCTGCGGTTTTATGAAGAGAAAGGTCTTATCAGTTCTATTGGTAGACAAGGTATACGCCGCGTGTTTAGCCCAAATGTACTAGAGCGGCTTGAACTAATTGCACTAGGTCGCGCTGCAGGTTTTTCTCTAGAAGAAATTGCGGGCATTTTGGGGAACGAGGCAAAGCCGGAAATTGATCGTGAACTACTACTGAGAAAAGCTAATAAATTAGACGGAACAATAAAGAAGCTTACAGCTATGCGTGATGGTCTGAAACATGCGGCAGCCTGCACAGCGCCAAGCCACTTAGAATGCCCTAGATTTCGTCGTTTAATGAACCTCGCCGGTACAGGGGCAATAAAAGGCTTAACAACGAACAGAAAGTAAAATGACAGCTTTTAGACGTGTATTTGTTCGAGCTGGAATTTGAAATTATACGCGCACACCCTTCTTGCTATTCACCCAGCGCAATTATCCTATTAAAAGCCACAGCAATAATTTAATTTTATTAAAATAATAATAATCCATAATTTTAAGTTAATAACTTTAAGAACTAGTATATCGGTCAATCAAGGGCGCTTGCCCGGTTTACAGTAATACAACAGTTAAGGAAGTTATGATGAAGAAGTGGCTATTAATGATGGCGAGTTTATCGGTAATCACTCTACCGACATTTACAGCAAATGCTG encodes:
- a CDS encoding helix-turn-helix domain-containing protein, with amino-acid sequence MEISQVAKKSGVSASTLRFYEEKGLISSIGRQGIRRVFSPNVLERLELIALGRAAGFSLEEIAGILGNEAKPEIDRELLLRKANKLDGTIKKLTAMRDGLKHAAACTAPSHLECPRFRRLMNLAGTGAIKGLTTNRK